A single window of Nicotiana tomentosiformis chromosome 1, ASM39032v3, whole genome shotgun sequence DNA harbors:
- the LOC104098656 gene encoding probable beta-1,4-xylosyltransferase IRX9H, translating into MASIRRALSPVPRPGNRINGEACSVASPLSKSSSCNQSYTPAAGFLYSYFGSLDYAFYKVRTFVVGILSRRSSRPLERSKLKGQIWRKALLQFLMCFVLGVFIGLTPFVSLNLSANVMLKHKAFSFEVFQPYENGSLFADVSRNMTSTVNSSDFLDNSTSRTNLIYSELKAETAVNVSDNQSLDQDLTVSRKLLIIVTPTEARSFQAYYLNRLAHVLKLVPPPLLWIVVEMDFQSTETANILRRTGVMYRHLVCKKNSTEVKDKSVNLRNVALNHIETHRLDGIVYFADDSNIYSIDVFEQMRQISRFGTWVVARLAENNRKVILQGPICNGSQVIGWHTDGAAKRFQRFYAEISGFAFNSTVLWDPMRWNWPTLEPIRQLDIVKGGFQVSSFIEQVVEDESQMECFPTHCSRIMVWQFDTELLYPYPHEWWVKNYSGTITASV; encoded by the exons ATGGCTTCAATTAGAAGAGCATTGTCCCCAGTACCTCGCCCGGGGAATAGAATTAATGGAGAAGCATGTTCTGTTGCGTCTCCATTGTCCAAGTCATCGTCGTGCAATCAAAGTTATACACCGGCTGCAGGTTTTCTGTATTCTTATTTTGGTTCATTGGATTATGCATTCTATAAAGTTCGGACATTTGTAGTTGGTATTTTGTCGCGAAGATCATCTAGGCCATTAGAGAGGTCAAAGTTAAAGGGCCAAATTTGGAGGAAAGCACTTCTCCAATTTTTAATGTGCTTTGTTCTTGGAGTTTTTATTGGCCTCACTCCATTTGTTTCTCTGAATTTGTCAGCAAATGTAATGTTGAAACATAAAGCTTTCTCCTTTGAGGTGTTCCAACCTTACGAAAATGGCAGCTTATTTGCTGATGTGTCTAGAAATATGACATCAACTGTAAACAGTTCGGATTTCCTTGATAATTCTACGTCAAGGACTAATTTAATATACAGTGAATTGAAAGCTGAAACTGCCGTCAATGTGTCTGATAACCAATCGCTGGATCAAGATTTGACGGTGTCCAGAAAACTTTTGATCATTGTGACGCCAACAGAAGCACGGTCATTTCAAGCTTACTATCTAAACCGTTTGGCCCATGTATTAAAATTAGTCCCACCTCCTTTGTTGTGGATAGTCGTGGAGATGGACTTTCAGTCAACGGAGACAGCTAATATATTGAGGAGAACTGGAGTTATGTACAGGCATCTCGTATGCAAGAAGAACTCAACCGAAGTAAAGGATAAAAGTGTGAACCTAAGGAATGTGGCACTAAACCACATTGAAACACACCGTCTTGATGGGATTGTTTACTTCGCAGATGATTCCAACATATATTCAATAGATGTCTTTGAACAAATGCGGCAGATCAG CCGGTTCGGGACATGGGTTGTGGCAAGACTAGCTGAAAATAATAGGAAAGTTATCTTGCAGGGTCCAATCTGTAATGGCTCTCAGGTTATAGGTTGGCATACAGATGGAGCGGCAAAAAGATTCCAGAGATTCTACGCCGAAATATCAGGATTTGCATTCAATAGTACAGTACTTTGGGATCCAATGAGGTGGAATTGGCCAACACTAGAGCCCATTAGGCAGCTCGATATAGTTAAAGGTGGCTTCCAA GTGAGCTCATTTATTGAACAAGTTGTGGAAGATGAAAGCCAAATGGAATGCTTTCCGACGCACTGCTCAAGAATCATGGTTTGGCAATTTGACA